A genomic window from Blastococcus saxobsidens DD2 includes:
- a CDS encoding NF041680 family putative transposase, with product MAVMDSLDPVDAVGQSTAAMDRLRVFRGEVYQCLGRRRDVLFELTDALLCTEGPVKTLVGLCLAPEHRRGHGALYDGVNCGQVDADRLRETLAELPVPRMFGGRIVLAIDVSPWLRPDAETCPDRLFCHVYGRGRNADQRIPGWPYQVVAALESGPTSWTAVLDAVRLGPADDATAVTADQLRAVVNRLQAAGHWRAGDPAIMVMLDSGYDVTRLAFVLADLPVHLVGRIRADRVMLGPAPSPGVDPRAGRPRRHGAVMALADPGSWPTPATQTQTATTRYGQAAATSFDRMHPRLASRGPWADHPGRLPIVEGTVIRLQVEHLPGQREAKPVWLWSATTGADAEEVTRCWQAYLRRFDLEHTFRLWKQTLGWTAPKIRSPQAGDRWTWLVIAAHTQLRLARHLAVDLRRPWEKPLPAERLTPARVRRGFRHLRAKTGQPASAPKPSRPGPGRPPGVPNRHRATRHDVGKTPRDPHDQQLRG from the coding sequence GTGGCCGTCATGGACAGTCTGGACCCGGTCGACGCGGTTGGCCAGAGCACGGCGGCGATGGACAGGCTGCGGGTGTTCCGCGGAGAGGTGTACCAGTGCCTGGGTCGGCGCCGAGATGTGCTGTTCGAGTTGACCGACGCGTTGTTGTGCACCGAGGGTCCGGTCAAGACATTGGTCGGGCTCTGTCTGGCCCCGGAGCATCGCCGTGGTCACGGTGCCCTGTACGACGGGGTCAACTGCGGGCAGGTCGATGCCGACCGGCTGCGGGAGACGTTGGCGGAGCTGCCGGTACCGCGGATGTTCGGCGGACGGATCGTGTTGGCTATCGACGTCTCGCCGTGGCTACGCCCGGACGCCGAGACCTGCCCGGATCGGCTGTTCTGCCACGTCTACGGGCGCGGACGCAACGCCGATCAGCGGATCCCGGGCTGGCCGTATCAGGTCGTCGCCGCGCTGGAGAGCGGGCCGACCAGCTGGACCGCGGTGCTGGATGCGGTGCGGCTGGGACCGGCCGATGACGCGACCGCGGTCACCGCCGATCAGCTGCGCGCGGTCGTGAACCGGTTGCAGGCGGCCGGGCACTGGCGTGCCGGCGACCCGGCGATCATGGTGATGCTGGACTCCGGCTATGACGTGACCCGGCTGGCGTTCGTGCTGGCCGACCTGCCGGTGCACCTGGTCGGGCGGATCCGCGCCGACCGGGTCATGCTCGGCCCCGCCCCGTCGCCGGGCGTCGACCCTCGCGCCGGGCGGCCCCGCCGGCACGGCGCGGTCATGGCGCTGGCCGATCCGGGCAGCTGGCCGACCCCGGCCACGCAGACCCAGACAGCCACCACCCGCTACGGGCAGGCCGCGGCCACCTCCTTCGACCGGATGCACCCACGGCTGGCCTCCCGCGGTCCCTGGGCCGACCACCCCGGCCGGCTGCCGATCGTCGAGGGCACCGTGATTCGTCTGCAGGTCGAGCACCTGCCCGGCCAGCGTGAGGCCAAGCCGGTGTGGCTGTGGTCCGCGACTACCGGCGCCGACGCCGAGGAAGTCACCCGCTGCTGGCAGGCCTACCTGCGCCGCTTCGACCTGGAGCACACCTTCCGCCTCTGGAAGCAGACCCTCGGCTGGACCGCCCCGAAGATCCGTTCCCCGCAGGCCGGTGACCGCTGGACCTGGCTGGTGATCGCCGCGCACACCCAGCTCCGCCTGGCCCGCCACCTCGCCGTCGACCTGCGCCGGCCCTGGGAGAAACCCCTGCCCGCCGAGCGACTGACCCCCGCCCGGGTCCGGCGCGGGTTTCGCCACCTGCGGGCGAAGACCGGTCAGCCGGCCAGCGCACCGAAACCCTCCCGGCCGGGCCCGGGCCGCCCTCCGGGCGTGCCGAACCGACACCGAGCCACCCGCCACGACGTCGGAAAGACCCCGCGAGACCCCCACGACCAACAACTCAGGGGTTAA
- a CDS encoding IS30 family transposase, which produces MGATGHVPLPQEVRRRFWQLIAAGSSTEDASAAVGVTGSTGRRWFVEAGGIPPVQLAEPNGRYLSVSEREEIALDRAAGLGVREIARRLERSPSTISRELARGCLTRRPAGRYKASVAQARAEARARRPKPAKLTQHPVLRDWVADKLEHLQWSPEQISHRLRLAFPDDESMRISHEAIYQSLYVQGRGALRRELAVCLRTGRALRKPRRRADGRRERIKDKVMISERPAEVADRAVPGHWEGDLMVGKDSGSAVGTLVERTTRFTMLLHLPADHGAEAVAAAITAKITTMPVALRRTLTWDQGIELARHAEITIAADLPVYFCDPHSPWQRGSNENTNGLLRQYLPKGTDLSGHSAADLDAIADKLNGRPRKTLGFHTPAEELARLLSDDQLAGVASTS; this is translated from the coding sequence ATGGGAGCAACGGGACATGTACCGCTGCCGCAGGAGGTGCGTCGGCGGTTCTGGCAGCTGATCGCCGCGGGATCCTCGACCGAGGACGCCTCGGCAGCCGTCGGGGTCACCGGCAGCACCGGGCGGCGATGGTTCGTCGAGGCCGGCGGCATACCCCCTGTGCAGCTGGCCGAGCCCAACGGCCGCTATCTGTCCGTCAGTGAGCGTGAGGAGATCGCGCTGGATCGGGCGGCCGGTCTGGGCGTCCGCGAGATCGCCCGGCGGTTGGAGCGCAGCCCCTCGACGATCAGCCGGGAACTCGCTCGCGGCTGTCTGACGCGCCGTCCGGCCGGCCGCTACAAGGCATCGGTCGCCCAGGCCCGCGCCGAGGCCCGGGCGCGCCGGCCCAAGCCGGCCAAGCTGACCCAGCATCCGGTGCTGCGCGACTGGGTGGCCGACAAGCTCGAGCACCTGCAGTGGAGCCCGGAGCAGATCAGTCATCGGCTGCGGCTGGCGTTCCCCGACGATGAGTCCATGCGCATCAGCCACGAGGCGATCTACCAGTCCCTCTACGTGCAAGGCCGGGGTGCGCTGCGCCGTGAGCTGGCCGTCTGCCTGCGCACCGGCCGGGCGCTGCGCAAGCCGCGGCGGCGAGCCGATGGCCGCCGTGAGCGGATCAAGGACAAGGTGATGATCTCCGAGCGGCCCGCCGAGGTCGCCGACCGCGCGGTGCCCGGACACTGGGAGGGCGACCTGATGGTCGGCAAGGACAGCGGCTCGGCGGTCGGCACGCTGGTCGAGCGCACCACCCGGTTCACCATGCTGCTGCATCTGCCAGCCGATCACGGCGCCGAAGCCGTCGCCGCCGCAATCACCGCCAAGATCACCACCATGCCGGTCGCGCTGCGCCGCACGCTGACCTGGGACCAGGGCATCGAGTTGGCCCGGCACGCCGAGATCACCATCGCCGCGGACCTGCCGGTCTACTTCTGCGATCCGCACAGCCCCTGGCAGCGCGGCAGCAACGAGAACACCAACGGCCTGCTGCGCCAGTACCTGCCCAAGGGCACCGACCTGTCCGGGCACAGCGCCGCCGACCTGGACGCCATCGCCGACAAGCTCAACGGCCGCCCTCGCAAGACCCTCGGCTTCCACACTCCGGCCGAG
- a CDS encoding 3-methyladenine DNA glycosylase, which yields MSAAPTRPPRTLAAEEWLARSAAHEARIDRWTAPHRERRRQGRTHPVLDFLFTYYSETPGRLRRWHPGPDVALSGSAPHAGWRWYATDGAAVRLDVEAFVADRGDTVRFVRRLIAATAARPAFSGCFGLHEWAMVYRDRSPRHEIPLRLGPEGTDAVVEAHPIRCTHVDAFRFFTPPAVERTLVRPSRESQPELEQPGCLHAGMDLYKWAYKLSPATPADLVADCFELAVEIRELDMRASPYDLRAHGYQTVPIETPAGKAEYVAAQRGFAERGAVLRARLIDLCDRLLC from the coding sequence GTGTCTGCCGCACCGACCCGCCCGCCGCGGACCCTGGCGGCGGAGGAGTGGCTCGCCCGCTCCGCCGCCCACGAGGCGCGCATCGACCGGTGGACGGCGCCGCACCGGGAACGCCGTCGCCAGGGCCGGACGCACCCGGTCCTGGACTTCCTCTTCACCTACTACTCAGAGACCCCCGGCAGGCTGCGCCGCTGGCACCCCGGTCCGGACGTCGCGCTCTCCGGGTCCGCTCCACACGCCGGCTGGCGCTGGTACGCGACCGACGGTGCCGCCGTGCGCCTCGACGTCGAGGCGTTCGTGGCCGACCGCGGCGACACTGTGCGCTTCGTCCGCCGGCTGATCGCGGCCACCGCCGCGCGCCCGGCGTTCAGCGGCTGCTTCGGCCTGCACGAGTGGGCGATGGTGTACCGGGACCGGTCCCCCCGGCACGAGATCCCGCTGCGCCTGGGCCCGGAAGGCACGGATGCGGTGGTCGAGGCGCACCCGATCCGGTGCACCCATGTCGACGCGTTCCGCTTCTTCACCCCGCCGGCGGTGGAGCGCACCCTGGTCCGGCCGAGCCGCGAGAGCCAGCCGGAGCTGGAGCAGCCGGGGTGCCTGCATGCCGGGATGGACCTCTACAAGTGGGCCTACAAGCTGAGCCCGGCGACGCCGGCGGACCTCGTCGCGGACTGCTTCGAGCTGGCCGTGGAGATCCGCGAGCTGGACATGCGGGCCTCGCCCTACGACCTGCGCGCCCACGGCTACCAGACCGTGCCGATCGAGACACCGGCCGGGAAGGCCGAGTACGTGGCCGCCCAGCGGGGGTTCGCCGAGCGTGGCGCGGTGCTGCGGGCGCGACTGATCGACCTGTGCGACCGGTTGCTCTGCTGA
- a CDS encoding lipopolysaccharide assembly protein LapA domain-containing protein, with protein sequence MTGPDRPPPGTPRDPLDVGLGDRATGPTGPVDSEPAAPPPAPPQPAPEPVRERHTGRAIGRTLALALLIFVTVLLVLFVVFNGQTVQISLVFTDVQAPLVLALLIGAALGGLLVWLAGLVRRARRRKR encoded by the coding sequence ATGACCGGGCCCGACCGGCCGCCGCCCGGTACGCCCCGCGACCCGCTCGACGTCGGCCTGGGGGACCGCGCGACCGGCCCCACCGGTCCCGTTGACAGCGAGCCTGCTGCGCCACCGCCCGCACCGCCGCAGCCGGCCCCGGAGCCGGTGCGCGAGCGGCACACCGGCCGCGCCATCGGCCGCACGCTGGCCCTGGCGCTGCTGATCTTCGTCACCGTCCTGCTGGTGCTCTTCGTGGTCTTCAACGGCCAGACGGTGCAGATCAGCCTCGTCTTCACCGACGTCCAGGCGCCGCTGGTGCTGGCGCTGCTGATCGGCGCGGCCCTGGGCGGGCTGCTGGTGTGGCTGGCCGGCCTGGTTCGCCGCGCCCGGCGCCGCAAGCGCTGA
- a CDS encoding alpha/beta fold hydrolase, giving the protein MLLRRSLFAVGLTTACLAPLGMAAAGTDPAPEAGPGPVESTFAGEEGFVEVEGARIFYQAQAQAQGEGQPILLIHGYPLTGDLFAENREALVQAGYRVITVDLRGYGRSEALGEQPEGSIESYAGDVLAVMDELGVESAVIGGMSMGGPIVFSMYQQAPDRFDGILLIDTVAAPAPPPEVGTWRGLIEVVNQQGTEAVPPLIIDEMLTGEARLEKPELVDYVTGLMDEASKQAYIAGAEALATRPDFRPLLPEIDVPTLVLVGLQDTIYPVSISQQMAEAIPGADLEIIDDGSHAVILEEAREANEEILDWAEDQPFAPEQAAAK; this is encoded by the coding sequence ATGCTGCTGCGCCGCAGCCTGTTCGCCGTCGGCCTGACCACTGCCTGCCTGGCCCCGCTCGGAATGGCGGCGGCCGGCACCGACCCCGCACCAGAGGCGGGGCCGGGTCCGGTCGAGAGCACGTTCGCCGGCGAGGAGGGATTCGTCGAGGTGGAAGGCGCGCGCATCTTCTACCAGGCCCAGGCCCAGGCCCAGGGCGAGGGCCAGCCGATCCTCCTGATCCACGGCTATCCGCTGACCGGTGACCTCTTCGCCGAGAACCGCGAGGCGCTCGTCCAGGCGGGCTACCGGGTGATCACCGTGGATCTGCGCGGCTACGGCCGCAGCGAGGCGTTGGGCGAGCAGCCCGAGGGGTCCATCGAGAGCTACGCCGGTGACGTGCTCGCCGTCATGGACGAGCTCGGGGTGGAGTCGGCGGTCATCGGTGGCATGTCGATGGGCGGCCCGATCGTCTTCTCGATGTACCAGCAGGCGCCGGACCGCTTCGACGGGATCCTCCTCATCGACACAGTTGCAGCCCCCGCTCCCCCGCCCGAGGTGGGCACCTGGCGCGGTCTGATCGAGGTCGTCAACCAGCAGGGCACGGAAGCGGTACCGCCGCTGATCATCGACGAGATGCTCACCGGCGAGGCACGGCTGGAGAAGCCCGAGCTCGTCGACTACGTGACCGGGCTCATGGACGAGGCCTCCAAGCAGGCGTACATCGCCGGGGCGGAGGCGCTGGCCACGCGGCCTGACTTCCGGCCACTTCTGCCGGAGATCGACGTGCCGACCCTGGTCCTGGTGGGCCTGCAGGACACGATCTACCCGGTGAGCATCTCCCAGCAGATGGCCGAGGCCATCCCCGGAGCCGACCTGGAGATCATCGACGACGGATCCCACGCGGTGATCCTCGAGGAGGCGAGGGAGGCCAACGAGGAGATCCTGGACTGGGCCGAGGACCAGCCCTTCGCCCCGGAGCAGGCGGCGGCCAAGTGA
- a CDS encoding helix-turn-helix domain-containing protein has product MPGVPRSPVPPAIGHSSRPATTHAAEYFELLLDDAAAIEYERPLVRARAAGAGADELAELERIKLLALTVRAAFAARRRRESELSALFDTASDLAALRGVDSVLGAIVRRARQLLGSDVAYLTLNDPARSDTSMRVTAGSVSARFQALRLPMGAGLGGLVAQTAAPYATSSYFTDSRFRHTDEINKGVRDEGLVAILGVPLIRGSQVIGVLFAADRTERSFDRSEVSLLGSLAAHAAIALDNARLLDETRAALDELSAASRELRAHTASVERAAGAHDRFIDVVLRGGGVEDVAAAVTEALGGSITVLDEDGRSGTTGTDTAAPGLPPDPAAALALARSTGRTVRDGSWWTAAVTVDSELLGGLVLHREEELSDWEQRVLERAALVTALLLLTRRTAGEAENRVRGELLEELLSTALRDSDGLRERARRLGTDLDRAHAVVVARVEARCRPRALAAATHLAATRSGLAGVYDGCVVLCLPDLAPGAAAAMVRRELAAAGSGVVTVGGAGPARGPGDVATAHAEAARCAATLVALGRTGGSASADELGFFGLLVGEGRDVDGFVQATLAPVLEYDAKRRTDLVATLEAFFDAGNSPARAADALGVHVNTVTQRLDRVGRLLGKEWSSPGRALEVQLALQLHRLTRAVGD; this is encoded by the coding sequence ATGCCGGGTGTGCCCCGGTCACCGGTCCCGCCCGCCATCGGCCATAGCTCGCGGCCGGCCACGACGCACGCCGCCGAGTACTTCGAACTGCTCCTCGACGACGCAGCGGCGATCGAGTACGAGCGGCCCCTCGTCCGCGCGCGTGCGGCCGGGGCCGGCGCCGACGAGCTGGCCGAGCTGGAGCGGATCAAGCTGCTGGCCCTGACGGTGCGGGCGGCCTTCGCGGCCCGCCGCCGCCGGGAATCGGAGCTGTCGGCGCTCTTCGACACCGCCAGTGACCTCGCGGCCCTGCGCGGGGTGGACTCGGTCCTCGGCGCGATCGTCCGGCGCGCCCGGCAGCTGCTGGGCAGCGACGTGGCATACCTGACCCTGAACGACCCCGCCCGGAGCGACACCAGCATGCGGGTCACCGCCGGCTCGGTCTCCGCCCGCTTCCAGGCGCTCCGGCTGCCGATGGGGGCCGGGCTCGGCGGGCTGGTCGCCCAGACGGCGGCCCCGTACGCGACGTCCAGCTACTTCACCGACTCCCGCTTCCGGCACACCGACGAGATCAACAAGGGCGTCCGCGACGAGGGCCTGGTCGCCATCCTCGGGGTGCCGCTGATCCGGGGCTCCCAGGTCATCGGCGTGCTCTTCGCCGCCGACCGGACCGAGCGCAGCTTCGACCGGTCGGAGGTGTCCCTGCTGGGATCGCTGGCCGCCCACGCGGCGATCGCGCTGGACAACGCCCGGCTGCTGGACGAGACCCGGGCGGCGCTGGACGAGCTGTCGGCGGCCAGCCGTGAGCTGCGCGCGCACACCGCGTCGGTCGAGCGGGCCGCCGGCGCGCACGACAGGTTCATCGACGTGGTGCTCCGCGGCGGTGGTGTGGAGGACGTGGCGGCGGCCGTGACCGAGGCGCTGGGCGGCAGCATCACGGTGCTGGACGAGGACGGCCGCAGCGGCACGACGGGCACCGACACCGCCGCACCCGGGCTGCCGCCAGACCCGGCCGCGGCCCTGGCGCTGGCCCGCTCGACCGGCCGCACCGTGCGGGACGGCAGCTGGTGGACCGCCGCGGTGACGGTCGACAGCGAACTGCTCGGCGGGCTGGTGCTGCACCGCGAGGAGGAGCTGTCCGACTGGGAGCAGCGCGTCCTCGAACGGGCCGCCCTGGTCACGGCGCTGCTGCTGCTGACCCGCCGGACGGCCGGCGAGGCGGAGAACCGGGTGCGCGGCGAGCTGCTGGAGGAGCTGCTGAGCACGGCGCTCCGGGACTCCGACGGGCTGCGCGAGCGGGCCCGCCGGCTGGGCACGGACCTGGACCGGGCGCACGCCGTCGTGGTCGCGCGGGTGGAGGCCCGCTGCCGGCCGCGGGCATTGGCCGCGGCGACCCACCTGGCGGCCACCAGGAGCGGGCTGGCCGGTGTCTACGACGGCTGCGTGGTGCTCTGCCTCCCGGACCTGGCGCCGGGAGCGGCGGCGGCGATGGTGCGCCGTGAGCTGGCGGCCGCGGGTTCCGGAGTCGTCACCGTCGGCGGCGCCGGCCCGGCACGTGGCCCGGGTGACGTGGCGACGGCGCACGCCGAGGCGGCGCGCTGCGCGGCGACCCTGGTGGCACTCGGCCGCACCGGTGGCTCGGCCAGCGCCGACGAGCTGGGGTTCTTCGGCCTGCTGGTCGGGGAAGGACGGGACGTCGACGGTTTCGTGCAGGCGACGCTGGCCCCGGTGCTCGAGTACGACGCCAAGCGGCGCACCGATCTGGTGGCCACCCTGGAGGCGTTCTTCGACGCCGGCAACTCCCCGGCGCGGGCGGCCGACGCCCTGGGGGTGCACGTCAACACCGTGACCCAGCGCCTGGACCGGGTGGGCCGGCTGCTGGGCAAGGAGTGGTCCTCGCCGGGGCGCGCCCTGGAGGTCCAGCTGGCGCTGCAGCTGCACCGGCTCACCCGCGCGGTCGGGGACTGA
- a CDS encoding 3-hydroxybutyrate dehydrogenase, translated as MTVTGPMVGRRALITGGASGIGRACARRLAADGADVVVVDRDAAAAEAVAAELGGTAVAVDLSDLAAVDALDLDVDVLVNNAGLQHVAPVHEFPVDRFAYILRLMVEVPFRLARGALPHMYDEGWGRVVNISSIHGLRASAYKSAYVTAKHGLEGLSKVIALEGADKGVTSNCVNPAYVRTPLVEGQIADQAKAHGMSADEVVERVMLAPAAVKRLIEPEEVADAVAWLCSPAAASVTGTSLVMDGGWGAH; from the coding sequence ATGACGGTCACAGGGCCCATGGTCGGTCGCCGGGCACTCATCACCGGAGGGGCGTCGGGCATCGGGCGGGCCTGCGCGCGCCGGCTCGCCGCCGACGGGGCCGACGTGGTCGTCGTCGACCGGGACGCGGCGGCTGCCGAGGCCGTGGCCGCGGAGTTGGGGGGCACCGCGGTGGCCGTGGACCTCTCCGACCTGGCGGCCGTCGATGCGCTCGATCTCGACGTGGACGTCCTGGTGAACAACGCCGGCCTGCAGCACGTGGCCCCGGTGCACGAGTTCCCCGTGGACCGGTTCGCCTACATCCTGCGGCTGATGGTCGAGGTCCCGTTCCGGCTGGCGCGTGGCGCGCTGCCGCACATGTACGACGAGGGCTGGGGGCGGGTGGTGAACATCAGCTCCATCCACGGCCTGCGCGCCTCGGCGTACAAGTCCGCGTACGTGACGGCCAAGCACGGCCTGGAGGGGCTGTCGAAGGTGATCGCGCTCGAGGGCGCCGACAAGGGGGTCACCTCCAACTGCGTGAACCCCGCATACGTGCGCACACCCTTGGTGGAGGGGCAGATCGCCGACCAGGCGAAGGCGCACGGGATGTCGGCGGACGAGGTCGTCGAACGGGTGATGCTCGCCCCCGCCGCCGTGAAGCGGCTGATCGAGCCCGAGGAGGTCGCCGACGCCGTGGCCTGGCTCTGCTCACCCGCGGCCGCCTCGGTCACCGGCACCTCCCTGGTGATGGACGGCGGCTGGGGCGCGCATTGA
- a CDS encoding acyl-CoA dehydrogenase codes for MTHYTANLRDLEFNLFEFQDTKDRFGTGPFAQMDVETARGILGEVRRLAEGPVAASFVDADRNPPVFDPATNSVTLPESFKKSVKAIEDGEWYRLDLPEHLGGFGAPHALTWGAFEMILGANPAAFMYGSGAAFAAILDELGTPDQKRMAELMLEKGWGATMVLTEPDAGSDVGAGTTKAVQQPDGSWHIHGVKRFITSAEHDLSDNIVHLVLARPEGAKAGTKGLSLFVVPKFHVDLATGELGERNGAYVTNVEKKMGLKVSTTCELTFGDGPVPAQGWLVGEVHDGIAQMFKVIEHARMFVGAKAIATLSAGYQVALDYAKTRVQGADLTATSKDALRVPITHHPDVRRSLMLQKSYAEGMRALYLYAASFRDQVTEAEAEGDAERATLAERLNDLLLPIVKGFGSERATQLLTAESLQTLGGSGYLQDYPIEQYIRDSKIDTLYEGTTAIQGQDFFFRKIVKDGGVALTWLASQVQATVDAEAGNGRLKEERGLLATALADVQGMLTTMFGHLTEAQQDMTALYKVAQNTSRLLLATGDLVTAWLLVRQSEVALGALAGPVSEKDRHFYEGKLAATRFFTTQVLPRLASERAIVENTDNALMEIDEAAF; via the coding sequence ATGACGCACTACACCGCCAACCTTCGGGACCTCGAGTTCAACCTCTTCGAGTTCCAGGACACGAAGGACCGCTTCGGCACCGGGCCGTTCGCGCAGATGGACGTCGAGACCGCCCGCGGGATCCTCGGCGAGGTCCGCCGGCTGGCCGAGGGCCCCGTCGCGGCGTCCTTCGTCGACGCCGACCGCAACCCGCCCGTGTTCGACCCGGCGACGAACTCGGTGACGCTCCCCGAGTCGTTCAAGAAGTCGGTCAAGGCCATCGAGGACGGCGAGTGGTACCGCCTCGACCTGCCCGAGCACCTGGGCGGCTTCGGCGCACCGCACGCCCTGACCTGGGGCGCTTTCGAGATGATCCTCGGCGCCAACCCGGCGGCGTTCATGTACGGCTCGGGGGCCGCCTTCGCCGCGATCCTCGACGAGCTGGGCACGCCCGACCAGAAGCGGATGGCCGAGCTGATGCTGGAGAAGGGCTGGGGCGCCACGATGGTGCTCACCGAGCCCGACGCCGGCTCCGACGTCGGCGCCGGCACCACCAAGGCCGTGCAGCAGCCCGACGGTTCCTGGCACATCCACGGTGTGAAGCGGTTCATCACCTCCGCTGAGCACGACCTGAGCGACAACATCGTGCACCTGGTCCTGGCCCGCCCCGAGGGCGCGAAGGCCGGCACCAAGGGGCTGTCGCTGTTCGTCGTCCCCAAGTTCCACGTGGATCTCGCGACCGGCGAGCTCGGCGAGCGGAACGGCGCCTACGTCACCAACGTCGAGAAGAAGATGGGCCTCAAGGTCTCCACCACCTGCGAGCTCACCTTCGGCGACGGCCCGGTGCCCGCGCAGGGTTGGCTGGTCGGCGAGGTGCACGACGGCATCGCCCAGATGTTCAAGGTCATCGAGCACGCCCGCATGTTCGTGGGCGCAAAGGCGATCGCGACGCTGTCGGCCGGCTACCAGGTCGCGCTCGACTACGCGAAGACCCGCGTGCAGGGTGCCGACCTCACCGCGACGTCCAAGGACGCCCTGCGGGTTCCCATCACCCACCACCCGGACGTGCGCCGCTCGCTGATGCTGCAGAAGTCCTACGCCGAGGGCATGCGCGCGCTGTACCTGTACGCGGCGAGCTTCCGCGACCAGGTCACCGAGGCCGAGGCCGAGGGCGACGCCGAGCGGGCCACGCTGGCCGAGCGGCTCAACGACCTGCTGCTGCCCATCGTGAAGGGCTTCGGCTCCGAGCGGGCCACCCAGCTGCTCACCGCCGAGTCCCTGCAGACCCTGGGCGGGTCGGGTTATCTGCAGGACTACCCGATCGAGCAGTACATCCGGGACTCCAAGATCGACACCCTCTACGAGGGCACCACCGCGATCCAAGGCCAGGACTTCTTCTTCCGGAAGATCGTCAAGGACGGCGGCGTCGCGCTGACCTGGCTGGCCTCGCAGGTCCAGGCCACGGTCGACGCCGAGGCCGGCAACGGCCGGCTCAAGGAGGAGCGCGGCCTGCTCGCGACCGCGCTGGCCGACGTCCAGGGCATGCTGACCACCATGTTCGGCCACCTCACCGAGGCCCAGCAGGACATGACGGCGCTGTACAAGGTCGCCCAGAACACCAGCCGGCTGCTGCTCGCCACCGGCGACCTGGTCACCGCGTGGCTGCTGGTCCGCCAGTCGGAGGTGGCCTTGGGCGCCCTGGCCGGCCCGGTCTCCGAGAAGGACCGGCACTTCTACGAGGGCAAGCTCGCCGCCACCCGCTTCTTCACCACCCAGGTGCTGCCGCGGCTGGCCTCGGAGCGGGCCATCGTCGAGAACACCGACAACGCCCTCATGGAGATCGACGAAGCGGCCTTCTGA
- a CDS encoding tyrosine-protein phosphatase: MTPPHTDRWIRLDGTTNTRDLGGLPTTDGGRTVPGRILRSDNLQTLSDADVARLVEQIGLRQVVDLRTTAEILLEGRGPLRSHPDVTHRHFTLLPERGHHTDVFAVEEDEPGIELPAAGWAESLLPRQVAAHDEEEPPAVRSYLGYLGQRGDNVVAALRAIAEAGDSASLVHCAAGKDRTGVVCALALGVAGVPHEEIVADYALTAQIIDALVAKLAASPTYAQDMETRDVGSHTPRAETMDRVLTLLDERFGGPSGWLEAHGFGAAEQAALRARLRD; the protein is encoded by the coding sequence GTGACCCCTCCGCACACCGACCGCTGGATCCGGCTCGACGGCACCACGAACACCCGGGACCTCGGTGGGCTGCCCACCACCGACGGCGGGCGCACGGTGCCCGGGCGGATCCTGCGCAGCGACAACCTGCAGACGCTCAGCGACGCCGACGTCGCGCGGCTGGTCGAGCAGATCGGGCTGCGCCAGGTCGTCGACCTGCGCACCACCGCGGAGATCCTGCTGGAAGGACGGGGACCGCTACGGAGCCACCCCGACGTCACCCACCGGCACTTCACCCTGCTGCCCGAGCGCGGTCACCACACCGACGTGTTCGCGGTGGAGGAGGACGAGCCGGGGATCGAGCTCCCGGCCGCCGGGTGGGCCGAGTCGCTGCTACCCCGTCAGGTCGCGGCGCACGACGAGGAGGAGCCACCGGCCGTGCGTTCCTACCTCGGCTACCTCGGCCAGCGGGGGGACAACGTCGTCGCGGCGCTGCGGGCGATCGCCGAGGCCGGGGACAGCGCCTCGCTGGTGCACTGCGCGGCGGGCAAGGACCGCACCGGCGTGGTGTGCGCCCTGGCCCTCGGCGTCGCCGGGGTGCCGCACGAGGAGATCGTCGCCGACTACGCACTGACCGCCCAGATCATCGACGCCCTCGTCGCCAAGCTCGCCGCGTCCCCGACCTACGCCCAGGACATGGAGACCCGTGACGTCGGCAGCCACACCCCACGGGCGGAGACGATGGACCGGGTGCTGACGCTGCTCGACGAGCGCTTCGGCGGCCCGTCGGGCTGGCTCGAGGCGCACGGCTTCGGTGCGGCCGAGCAGGCGGCGCTACGCGCGCGGCTGCGGGACTGA